From the Bacillus sp. E(2018) genome, the window CTTATACGTGAAACGTACGAATGTGGCTCACCGCCTGCCCCGCGGAAAGTGAGCAACCTGTAGCGTAAATCTACCTCTCACAAGAGGCTTTTAATACATCGGAGCTTCACCCAAAAAAATACCCGTAGAGAATAATTTCCTCTACGGATAGTATTCGTGTTTCAGTTGTTTTTTCCTGCCATAATCCCTTATTTTGCAAGCAATTCAATCGCCGTTTTACGCTGAACATCGTTCTTATCATCACGGATTGAATCGATCACTTTTGACTCCATCTTACCAGCTGTCTTCGTATCTACTTTCCCTGTTGCTGGCAAGTCGTTCGCACGCTGGAACGCAGTTACCGCAGCTTGCGTCTTTTCATCAAAGTATCCATCTTCTCTTCCCGTTTGGAACCCTAAACCGTTCAACATCACTTGAGCGTTCTTCACCTGCTCATTGTTCATATCAAACTCTAACGCTTTCTTCTCAACTGTGATCGGGTTTGTGTAGAAATAGTCTGGCTGCTTCACTTCAAAAGTAGGCTTTACCCCTTTTTTGTGAATCCAGTTACCATCCGGTGTCAGCCACTTAAACAGTGTCAGCTTGATATTCGATCCATCACCAAGATCAATCGATTGCTGAACAGTCCCTTTACCGAATGACTTCTCACCGACTAGGTCATAGTTTCCTGCTTCTTTTAAGGCAGCAGCTAAAATTTCAGACGCTGACGCACTACCTTTGTCGATCAAACCGATGATCGGATAATCTTTCTTTTCTTTTAACGTCGAAACATAACGTTCTTTGTTTCCTTTACGGTCTTCGATCTGAACGAATGGCTTCTTCTCAGGAATGATTTGACGAAGGATGCTGTCAACTGCCTCTAGATAGCCTCCTGGATTACCACGAACGTCAATCACTAGACCATCAATCTTTTCTTTTTCTAGCTCTGTTAGCTGTTTCTTGAAATCAGCTCCCGTTTTTTCTGAGAAAGATGTGATTTCTAGTACACCGATCTTTTTACCTTTTACTTCTTCAATATCAGAGTAAACGGTCTCGATCGGAATTTCATCACGTGTTACTTTAACCGGCATTACATCATTTACACCTGTACGTTTTACACCAAGTGTTACGACAGATCCTTTTTCACCGCGGATTTTTAATACGGCTTTATACAGATCAAGTCCTTCAACACTTTTACCGTCGATCGTGATGATCTGATCGTTCGGCTTTAGTCCTGCTTTTTCGGCAGGTGAATCTTTGAACGGTGCGACGATCGTTACTTTACCGTCTACCATGCTTACTTCTGCCCCGATTCCTTCAAAGGAAGAATCAAGTGATTGTGAAAACTGACTGGCTGTCTCTTCATCCATATAAACAGAATATGGATCTTTTAACGTTTTGACCATTCCTTGAATGGCACCTTCAAGGAGTTTGTCACGATCAACATCTTCCACATAACGAGAAGAGATAATCTCATACGTCTTTTGAAGCTTTGCAAACTCTTCATCGTTTTCGACTTTCGTTGCGGTCTTCGGCAGATCGTTTACTTCACCGTTCTGAACATACTTCGAATCGTTTCCAAACAGTGCCATCGAACCATACATGCCACCGGCACCAACAAGCAAGGAAAGAACAATCAGCAGGGCCAACATTTTTTTATTTACGTTCATTCTGCTCACCTCGTTTTTGCAGGAAAAGGCATCACACCCTGCAAAGTGCGATGCCTTCCATTGTAAGAGTCTTTAGGCAACAGCCTGTCTCCTACTTCACTATATGAATAGCTTGTTTACTTTATGTGTTTATTTTACCAGTAAGCCGCAGGATTTACAGCATTTGTTTTTCCTGCATTCCAAGGTCCTTTGTGAAGTTCAAAGTGTAAATGCTGACCAAATGAGTGTCCAGTGTTCCCCATGTTGCCTAGGAACTGCCCTTTTGAAACAGATCCGCCTGATACAGCGCGGCTGCTCATGTGAGCGTAAACCGTTGTCCATTGCTGCCCACCGATTGAGTGAGAGATGTATACAACGTTTCCGTATGAAGAGGAGTACTCTGATTTAATTACTGTACCATCTGCAGCTGCATAGATCGGAACGGTTCCACCTTGAGCGATGTCGATTCCTTCATGCATACCGCTGCTTCTGTTACCAAATCCAGAAGAAATTCTTCCAGCAGCAGGTTTGATGATCATACCGTTACCTGAAACAGGTCCCATTGAAGGAGCTGATCCACCTGAAGATGATTCACGAGCTGCTTTTTCACGTGCAGCTGCACGAGCTTGTTCAGCACGGAACGCCTCTTCTTGAGATTTTAGAAGTGCACCTTCGTTTTCAATCTTGTGTGCTTCAGCATGTAACGAGTCTTCTTCTTTTTTAAGAGAAGCCATTAGACGCGTTTTCTCATCCATCTGCGCTTTTAACTGCTTTTGTAACACTTGTAGTTCTTTCATTGCGTTTTGAAGATTTACTAGTTTTTTCTCAACGTCTGCCATCTTTTTCTCTAGAAGCTCTTTATCTTTCTTTTGTTCTTCTAAAAGCTGACGATCTTGTTCTGCAATCATGTTCAATGCTAGAACGCGGTCAAGAAAATCACCAAAATCTTTTGAACCAAGAACAACTTCTAAGTAAGAAACAGCTCCCCCAGATTCATACATAGAGTTAATACGTTCTTTTAATAGAGCATCGCGCTTATCGATTCGCTTTTGAACAACAGCAATCTCGCCTTTTAACACGTCGATCTCTTCTTTTGTTTCTTTAATATCTGTTTGTTTGGCTTGTACTTTAAGATCTGTTTCAGAAGAAAGCTTATCAATTCTAGCTACTTCAGCCTCAATCGCTGCTTGGCTGCTTTTGTTCTTGTCCAGCTTTGATTTTGCAGCCTCCGCTTTCTTTGCATTTTCTTGTTGTTTTTTCTTGATGCTTGATAAAGATTCCGCGTGAACGACGGATTCAGAGTGATACATAGTAAAGGCGCCCAGTGCTAAACTTAGTGAAAGCACTGTACCAACCACTTTCCTTTTCATTCGTTTTCCTCCCTAACCCCTATTAATTGTTTCGTTTTTCTTGGATCTCTTTATTTCTGCTATCTTTACTAAATCTTCAAGAACTTACGAACAGATGTTAAGCTTCCCCAAACGCCGATCACTCCACCGATCAGAATCATCAACAGCGCTAGCTGCGGGATAAGTGGTGTAACTGGCAATAGCTCAATGAATACTGTTCCTAATTTTTGATTAACGATATCGAAAATGGCTTGATAGCCTACCGTGATAACAACAATCGGAAGTATTGCGCCCGCTACACCTAATGCAAAACCTTCAATGAAGAACGGCCAGCGGATAAATCCATTCGTCGCACCAACGAGTTTCATAATTTCAATCTCGCGTCGTCGTGTTACAATCGTTAATTTTATAGTATTTGAGATAAGGAACATCGCTGTGAATACGAGTCCTAATACGAGGACGATCCCAACGTTGCGGGCAACATCTGTTACTTTAAAAAGTTTCTCGACGGTCCCTTGTCCGTACTCAACTTTGTTTACAAATTTAAATTTCTCAACTTCTTTTGCTACAGCAGCCGTATCTTGCGGCTTTTCTGTATAGATGATGAACGCATCTCGCAATGGATTTTCATTCTTTAGAGATGAGAAAGCTTCTCCTTCATCTCCAAGACTTTCAATCAATTCATCAAGGCCTTCTTCTTTAGATTGATACTCAACCGTTTTTACTTTACCGAGTTTTTCAAGCTCTTGTTTGTAAGCATCGTATCTTTCAGGTTTTTCCGTTCGTTCGATGTACGCTCTGATCTGTACATCATCTTCGATCTGACTTGCAATATAGTTAATGTTCAAGAGGATTGCCAAGAACACACTTACTAATAGCAATGTTACCGTTACCGCAGAGATGGAAGCAAAGGACATCCAGCCGTTTCTTCCCATGCTCTTGAATGCTTCTACGAAATGTCGTTTTAATGTTCTAATCTTCATAGCCGTAATCCCCTTTCGCCTCATCACGTACAATTCGGCCGCCTTCGATGGCAATTACGCGCTTTGTGATTGTATTTACGATTTCTTTATTATGAGTTGCCATAACAACTGTCGTTCCACGAGCGTTGATCTCTTTAAAGATCTCCATGATCTCCCACGCTGTTTCTGGATCAAGGTTACCTGTCGGCTCATCCGCGATAACAACTGGTGGATGGTTTACGATCGAACGTGCGATTGATACACGCTGCTGCTCTCCACCTGATAGCTCGTCTGGGAACATGCGCGCTTTGTTTTTTAGTTTTACAAGATCAAGAACTTCCATAACACGTTCTCTGATCACTTTTGGAGATTCTTCAATAACTTCAAGTGCAAAAGCTACGTTTTCGTATACCGTTAAACGCGGCAACAGTTTAAAGTCTTGGAAGATAACTCCGATCTTTCTTCGTACTTTAGGAATCTGTCTTTCTTTTACTTTTGCAAGGTTTGTTCCATTAATGATAATTGAACCTTGTGTCGGTTTTTCTTCACGATACATACATTTTATAAACGTGGATTTACCTGCTCCACTTGGTCCGACTACATAAACAAATTCACCTTTTTCTATGTAGACGTCAATCCCGTTAAGTGCCATAACACCGTTCGGGTATGTTTTCCATACATCAACCATTTCTATCAAGCAAAATCACTTCCTTACTACCCCAAAAAATATTTCCCTGATCAATCAACAAGTTCTATATATAAAGGTCTTTCGACAAATACGCGATATATGTCAGTTTTTTTCCGCAATAACTATTATAACATCTTGCACTGACAATTTTATTACAGTTGTGTTTCATCTTCCCTCAAACAAGGGACCATGGTCATGTTTTCTAGATTCCCTAGTACTTAAAATACGACACAATTCGCTGTAATCCTTCATATATCATTCAAAACCTGCAGGGAGACTTTTCGACACCAAGGCGATAAAACCGACCATCGCTGTACGATTTCGGGTCTTTTGACCTGGTATTGAAAGAGATCCCCCTCTGATTAATCGTTAAATCTAGTAAAAAGGGCACCTCTACGCGAAAAGCACTAGTATATAAAAGAAACCAGTTGAGATGAGTCCCAACTGGCTGCTTTAACCTATAATTATCCTCGTTTAAAGCCTTCTCCTAACACTTCGTTCGCATTAACAACGATTACGAAAGCATCTGGATCCACACCTTTTACGTATTGTTTCAGTTTTGTTACTTCATATTGAGCGACAACGACCATCAGCATCGGTCGTTCGTCTTGCGTGTAGCCACCGAATGCATTGATTTTCGTAACGCCACGATAAATGTGAGTCAGTATGCCCTGGCGGAGCTCATCCTCTTTATCTGAGATGATCAACGCCATCTTCGTCGTTCCAAGTCCGATCTGTACAACATCGATCGTTTTTGCCGTAATGAACATCGCAATGAGTGCATACAGAGCTTGTTCAATCCCGAAGAATAGGGCAGACGACGTCACAATCGTTCCGTCTATGAGGAGGATGATCGACCCGAGTGAAGCACCTGTATATTTATGGACGATTTGTGCGAGCAGATCAACGCCTCCTGTAGAAGCTTTTCCACGAAACACGATCCCGAGACCAGCCCCGATTCCAAGGCCACCAAAAATCGCGCCAAGCAATGGATCTTCTGTCGCTGCTCCCCAGCTTTCAAAGATAAAAACAAAGAACGGAAGCACGACTGTTCCGACGAGTGTTTTCGCACCGAATCGCCGGCCGAGGAAAAACAATCCCGCAAAGAAGAGCGGAATGTTTAAACTCCACTGAACAATAGAAGGCTTCCATTGAAAGAGTCCATATAAAATCGTCGATATCCCACTCACACCACCAGAGGCGATCTGATTCGGCAATAGGAATACCGAGAATGCGAGTGCAACAAGTCCTGATCCAATCACAACATATACATATTCTAAAATGAGTTCAACGGTCGGGTTTAAGATCCCGCGTCGTTTTCGCATAGCCATCATCATTGCTGTCTTTAACCCTCAAACTTTCATAAGGAATTCTTTTAAACCGAGAAAAAGTATACCAATCACAGTATGCCCTTGTAAATGAGACTTAAGTGCCGCGGTGATGGAGTGAAGTAAGAAATAGAAAAAGAGAGCCACGCTTTCATGACTCTCCTCCGTTCATTTACTCTTTTTCTTTTGGTTTCTTTATTTCGCTGCTTAACCCTTTCATTAAGGACCAGCACATAAATACCATGATTATTGCGAATGGAAGTGCTGTCGCGATAGAGACTGTTTGTAGAATAGTCAATCCGCCAGCTGTTAATAACACAACAGCAACCAGTGATTGTACCACACCCCACGTAATTTTAATTCTGTTTGATGGATTTAAGTTACCTGATTCACTGAGCATCCCTAGAACAAATGTAGCCGTATCTGCGACCGTAATATAATAGGTGATCACTACTGCTAGTCCGATCAAACTAAGAATCGTGCTGAACGGCATTGCATCAAATAGATAGAAAATCGACAGAGACACATTGTCTGCAATATTTTTCGCTAGTTCGTGATTGCCTAGGTTTTGAACGTAATGAAGTCCTGTTCCTCCAAAAATGGCGATCCAAAAGCACGTTCCTAATGTTGGCGCTACTAAAACACCTAGAATAAATTCTTTAATCGTTCTACCTTTTGAAACTCTGGCGATAAACATGCCCACGAATGGTGCCCAAGCAATCCACCAAGCCCAATAGAAGAGCGTCCAATTTCCGATCCACTCCCCTTTACTGAATGGAGCTGATCTTAAACTCATCTGTAGGAAATCATTTAAATAGTTACCTAGTGAGTTAAAGAATAAGTTAAAGATCACAAATGTTGGACCAAGAATCAAGACTAAGAACATGATCAAGAAAGACAAGATCATTGCGGTGTTTGATAAATATTGAATCCCTTTTTCTAATCCTGTTGAAATAGAAATCAAGAATAAAATCGTGGCTACTGCGATAATGAGAATTTGTACAGATAGTGTATCTGGAACATCAAATAAGAAATGGAAGCCGCCAGAAATTTGAAGAGCTCCAAAACCTAGTGATGTTGCAATACCAAATACTGTAGCAAAAACAGCAAGGATATCGATCGTCTTACCGATCGGACCATAAATTTTATCTCCTAACAATGGATAAAAAGCAGAGCTGATTGATGCTGGAAGCTTTTTATTATATTGAAAGAAAGCTAACGCTAAACCAATGACGGCATAAACTGCCCAAGGATGTAATCCCCAATGGAAAAACGTATATTTCATTGCTACCTTTGCTGAAGCATCGGTGAATCCTTCTCCATATGGAGGCGTCACATAGTGTGTTACAGGCTCTGCAACACTCCAGTACACGATCCCAATTCCCATACCTGCTCCAAAAAGCATTGCCAACCATGAAGATGTTTTAAATTCTGGACGATCTGTTTCTTTTCCTAATCGGATACGCCCATATTTAGAAAGTAATAGATAGACAGAGAACAAAACAAAAAATAAAGCGGAAGCAAGATAGATCCATCCTAGATAATCGATGGTATAGCTATAAATGCCATTTGTTACTGTTGCTAGGCTCTTCTTAAAGAATATCCCCCAACATATAAACATCACTGTCAAAAGCAATGATATATAAAGAACACTTTTCCCTTTACGATCTCGAGTACTCATATGTTTCTCCTTTACACTTTTCGAAAATGGATACACTGTCTTTATATTCACCTGTTTTACAAATTTTATGTCTGATTTAAGTAAAAGTTGATTTTTTTAGATTGTATCCATATTCCGTATGTTTCATTATTTAAACAAGTGAATAAGGCCCAGTCCTACATCCCTCCTATTAATAAAGACCCTGATTAAAACAACAAGGTACAAGTATAACATATGAGTCAAATTATTCTCTAAAGATTGAAGCATACAAAAAAGCAGCCATCAAAAGGAATGTACTTTTTAATGGCTGCTTTTCGATGAATACTATGATTGGATCCCTAATTCAACTAAGATTGTTTCTAACGTTTTTCCTTTGTATTTCTTTCTAGGTGATGGTGTATCGTCCACATGTTGGTTTTGCAGGAGATAGTTCTTCTGTACATATTTCATATCTTTTGCATCTACCTTTCCGTCGAAGTTAATATCGGCAGCACGTCTTCCGGTGCCCCAAGCATTTTGAATCTCGATGGCATCATGGATGTCGATCACGTTGTCTTGGTTCACGTCTCCCGCTTTTACATCTAGTGCGGTGATAAAACGACTTTGCCCATATAATTCGCCTTTATGTTCGAAACCAACATAGAAATCGTTTTTTGTGAAGAAATGCCCTGGGACTCGCATTTCAACGGTGAACGCTTCTTTTTGAAGTGGCAGTTTGTCGTATTTGTACTGACCGTTATCAGCGATGCGTGTTGATGGATCATGTGCGTTACCTTCTGCATCA encodes:
- a CDS encoding S41 family peptidase, yielding MNVNKKMLALLIVLSLLVGAGGMYGSMALFGNDSKYVQNGEVNDLPKTATKVENDEEFAKLQKTYEIISSRYVEDVDRDKLLEGAIQGMVKTLKDPYSVYMDEETASQFSQSLDSSFEGIGAEVSMVDGKVTIVAPFKDSPAEKAGLKPNDQIITIDGKSVEGLDLYKAVLKIRGEKGSVVTLGVKRTGVNDVMPVKVTRDEIPIETVYSDIEEVKGKKIGVLEITSFSEKTGADFKKQLTELEKEKIDGLVIDVRGNPGGYLEAVDSILRQIIPEKKPFVQIEDRKGNKERYVSTLKEKKDYPIIGLIDKGSASASEILAAALKEAGNYDLVGEKSFGKGTVQQSIDLGDGSNIKLTLFKWLTPDGNWIHKKGVKPTFEVKQPDYFYTNPITVEKKALEFDMNNEQVKNAQVMLNGLGFQTGREDGYFDEKTQAAVTAFQRANDLPATGKVDTKTAGKMESKVIDSIRDDKNDVQRKTAIELLAK
- a CDS encoding M23 family metallopeptidase, with protein sequence MKRKVVGTVLSLSLALGAFTMYHSESVVHAESLSSIKKKQQENAKKAEAAKSKLDKNKSSQAAIEAEVARIDKLSSETDLKVQAKQTDIKETKEEIDVLKGEIAVVQKRIDKRDALLKERINSMYESGGAVSYLEVVLGSKDFGDFLDRVLALNMIAEQDRQLLEEQKKDKELLEKKMADVEKKLVNLQNAMKELQVLQKQLKAQMDEKTRLMASLKKEEDSLHAEAHKIENEGALLKSQEEAFRAEQARAAAREKAARESSSGGSAPSMGPVSGNGMIIKPAAGRISSGFGNRSSGMHEGIDIAQGGTVPIYAAADGTVIKSEYSSSYGNVVYISHSIGGQQWTTVYAHMSSRAVSGGSVSKGQFLGNMGNTGHSFGQHLHFELHKGPWNAGKTNAVNPAAYW
- a CDS encoding YitT family protein; the encoded protein is MRKRRGILNPTVELILEYVYVVIGSGLVALAFSVFLLPNQIASGGVSGISTILYGLFQWKPSIVQWSLNIPLFFAGLFFLGRRFGAKTLVGTVVLPFFVFIFESWGAATEDPLLGAIFGGLGIGAGLGIVFRGKASTGGVDLLAQIVHKYTGASLGSIILLIDGTIVTSSALFFGIEQALYALIAMFITAKTIDVVQIGLGTTKMALIISDKEDELRQGILTHIYRGVTKINAFGGYTQDERPMLMVVVAQYEVTKLKQYVKGVDPDAFVIVVNANEVLGEGFKRG
- a CDS encoding BCCT family transporter, whose protein sequence is MSTRDRKGKSVLYISLLLTVMFICWGIFFKKSLATVTNGIYSYTIDYLGWIYLASALFFVLFSVYLLLSKYGRIRLGKETDRPEFKTSSWLAMLFGAGMGIGIVYWSVAEPVTHYVTPPYGEGFTDASAKVAMKYTFFHWGLHPWAVYAVIGLALAFFQYNKKLPASISSAFYPLLGDKIYGPIGKTIDILAVFATVFGIATSLGFGALQISGGFHFLFDVPDTLSVQILIIAVATILFLISISTGLEKGIQYLSNTAMILSFLIMFLVLILGPTFVIFNLFFNSLGNYLNDFLQMSLRSAPFSKGEWIGNWTLFYWAWWIAWAPFVGMFIARVSKGRTIKEFILGVLVAPTLGTCFWIAIFGGTGLHYVQNLGNHELAKNIADNVSLSIFYLFDAMPFSTILSLIGLAVVITYYITVADTATFVLGMLSESGNLNPSNRIKITWGVVQSLVAVVLLTAGGLTILQTVSIATALPFAIIMVFMCWSLMKGLSSEIKKPKEKE
- the ftsE gene encoding cell division ATP-binding protein FtsE, with amino-acid sequence MIEMVDVWKTYPNGVMALNGIDVYIEKGEFVYVVGPSGAGKSTFIKCMYREEKPTQGSIIINGTNLAKVKERQIPKVRRKIGVIFQDFKLLPRLTVYENVAFALEVIEESPKVIRERVMEVLDLVKLKNKARMFPDELSGGEQQRVSIARSIVNHPPVVIADEPTGNLDPETAWEIMEIFKEINARGTTVVMATHNKEIVNTITKRVIAIEGGRIVRDEAKGDYGYED
- the ftsX gene encoding permease-like cell division protein FtsX — its product is MKIRTLKRHFVEAFKSMGRNGWMSFASISAVTVTLLLVSVFLAILLNINYIASQIEDDVQIRAYIERTEKPERYDAYKQELEKLGKVKTVEYQSKEEGLDELIESLGDEGEAFSSLKNENPLRDAFIIYTEKPQDTAAVAKEVEKFKFVNKVEYGQGTVEKLFKVTDVARNVGIVLVLGLVFTAMFLISNTIKLTIVTRRREIEIMKLVGATNGFIRWPFFIEGFALGVAGAILPIVVITVGYQAIFDIVNQKLGTVFIELLPVTPLIPQLALLMILIGGVIGVWGSLTSVRKFLKI